In one Sphingomonas sanguinis genomic region, the following are encoded:
- a CDS encoding polyamine aminopropyltransferase has protein sequence MSSPMPTGAPPPRADAALLLSAFVVATCGLVYELLAGTLASYLLGDSVTQFSTVIGTYLFAMGIGSWCSRYVRRDELAVFVRVEILVAVIGGTSAALLFLLFDRVADFRLPLYGIVVAIGTLVGLEIPLLMRILKDRLEFGDLVSRVLTFDYVGALAASLLFPLLLVPKLGLIRTGFLFGLFNVAVAIALILRLPGRRLRGELMVAIAVAVGLLAGLIWSERLQRTAEIAAYGDPIIYAASTPYQRIVVTKRRDDLRLFLSGNLQFSSRDEYRYHEALVHPALSRVATPRDVLVLGGGDGLAVREILKYPAVRSVTLVDLDPAMTALFRNSPMLSALNAHAFTSPKVHVVNADAFSWLRGNRRRFDAAIVDFPDPTNFSLGKLYTVSLYRELARGLAPGAVVSVQSTSPLIAPNAFWTVATTMEAAGFTTRGYHVYVPSFGEWGFVLAGIGPLPAQGRLPGGLRFLDPVTERLAFAFPRDMARRPVSVNRLDNQVLVRRFEEEWAKVEG, from the coding sequence ATGTCCAGTCCCATGCCGACCGGCGCGCCGCCACCGCGCGCGGATGCGGCCCTGTTGCTGTCCGCGTTCGTGGTCGCGACCTGCGGCCTCGTCTATGAACTCTTGGCGGGAACGCTGGCGAGCTACCTGCTCGGCGACAGCGTCACGCAGTTTTCGACGGTCATCGGCACCTATCTGTTTGCGATGGGCATCGGGTCCTGGTGCTCGCGCTATGTCCGTCGCGACGAGTTGGCGGTGTTCGTCCGGGTCGAGATACTGGTTGCGGTGATCGGCGGGACCTCGGCGGCCCTGCTCTTCCTGTTGTTCGACCGGGTGGCGGATTTTCGCCTGCCCCTATACGGCATCGTCGTCGCAATCGGGACGCTGGTCGGGCTGGAAATCCCGCTGCTCATGCGGATCCTGAAGGACCGGCTGGAGTTCGGCGACCTCGTCTCGCGCGTTCTCACCTTCGACTATGTCGGCGCGCTGGCCGCGTCGCTGCTGTTCCCGTTGCTGCTGGTGCCGAAGCTGGGGCTGATCCGCACCGGATTCCTGTTCGGACTGTTCAACGTCGCGGTCGCCATCGCGCTGATCCTGCGTCTGCCGGGCCGCAGGCTGCGCGGCGAGCTGATGGTCGCGATCGCCGTTGCGGTCGGGCTGCTCGCCGGTCTTATCTGGTCGGAGAGGCTGCAACGCACCGCCGAGATCGCCGCCTATGGCGACCCGATCATCTATGCCGCCTCCACCCCCTATCAGCGGATCGTCGTGACCAAGCGACGCGACGACCTGCGCCTGTTCCTGAGCGGCAACCTGCAATTCTCGTCGCGCGACGAGTATCGCTATCACGAGGCGCTGGTACATCCGGCGCTGAGCCGTGTCGCGACCCCGCGCGACGTGCTGGTACTGGGCGGCGGCGACGGGCTGGCGGTGCGCGAAATCCTGAAATATCCCGCTGTGCGATCGGTCACCCTCGTCGACCTCGATCCCGCCATGACGGCGCTGTTCCGCAACAGCCCCATGCTGTCGGCGCTGAACGCCCATGCCTTCACCTCGCCCAAGGTGCATGTCGTCAATGCCGACGCGTTCAGCTGGCTACGCGGCAACCGGCGGCGTTTCGATGCGGCGATCGTCGATTTCCCCGACCCCACCAATTTCTCGCTGGGCAAACTCTATACCGTCAGCCTCTATCGCGAGCTGGCGCGCGGACTGGCCCCCGGCGCGGTCGTGAGCGTCCAGAGCACGTCGCCGCTGATCGCCCCCAACGCCTTCTGGACGGTGGCGACGACGATGGAGGCGGCGGGTTTCACAACGCGCGGCTATCATGTCTATGTGCCGAGTTTCGGCGAGTGGGGCTTCGTGCTGGCCGGTATAGGCCCCCTCCCCGCCCAGGGTCGGCTGCCCGGCGGTCTGCGCTTCCTCGATCCGGTGACCGAGCGGCTGGCCTTTGCCTTTCCGCGCGACATGGCACGGCGGCCGGTCAGCGTGAACCGGCTCGACAATCAGGTGCTGGTCCGCCGCTTCGAGGAAGAATGGGCGAAGGTAGAGGGATGA
- a CDS encoding serine hydrolase, whose translation MGVATICAIPAPAAARSFELVELQREMNALLANRSGEYGIAAIDLDDGSTAAVNGQIAFPMASTVKLAIAGAYLAEVDQGRRSLNDIVNGRTAARAMEAMIVRSDNLAADQLFATLGGPAKVQQWVLSHNISGMRIDRTIAQLLRERGHLADIKDVATPVAMVELLRTLDRGTALSAQSRAYLLGLMSQCRTGTRRIRALLPVGTRVEDKTGTLDGITNDVGFITMPDGRRVAIAVFARGGRDRQPVIAEVSRMIYDRLADGVRNAVAAFMKLR comes from the coding sequence ATGGGTGTCGCGACAATCTGCGCCATCCCCGCCCCGGCCGCCGCCCGGTCTTTCGAACTGGTCGAGCTGCAAAGGGAGATGAATGCGCTGCTGGCGAACCGTTCCGGCGAATATGGCATCGCGGCGATCGACCTGGACGATGGCTCGACCGCTGCGGTCAACGGCCAGATCGCCTTTCCGATGGCAAGCACGGTGAAGCTGGCCATTGCGGGCGCCTATCTGGCGGAGGTGGATCAGGGACGCCGTAGCCTGAACGATATCGTCAACGGCCGTACCGCCGCCAGAGCCATGGAGGCGATGATCGTGCGCAGCGACAATCTCGCCGCCGATCAGCTGTTCGCCACGCTCGGGGGCCCGGCCAAGGTCCAGCAATGGGTGTTGTCGCACAATATCAGTGGAATGCGGATCGATAGGACGATCGCGCAGCTGCTTCGCGAGCGGGGCCATCTGGCCGATATCAAGGATGTGGCGACGCCGGTCGCAATGGTCGAGTTGCTCCGGACGCTTGACCGGGGAACCGCGCTGTCGGCGCAGAGCCGCGCCTATCTGCTGGGGTTGATGAGCCAGTGCCGGACGGGCACCCGGCGCATCCGCGCGCTGCTTCCCGTCGGAACGCGGGTGGAGGACAAGACAGGCACGCTCGACGGCATCACCAACGATGTCGGTTTCATCACCATGCCGGATGGCCGCCGCGTCGCGATCGCCGTCTTCGCGAGGGGAGGGCGCGACCGCCAGCCCGTCATCGCCGAAGTGTCGCGCATGATCTATGACCGGTTGGCCGACGGCGTGCGCAACGCGGTGGCCGCCTTCATGAAATTGCGTTGA
- a CDS encoding DUF4178 domain-containing protein, with amino-acid sequence MDQPACPQCGAPVAFRSALPSRVCDYCRSLLVRDGEALRRVGQVAAVPDDVSPLQLGARGHFDGHRFELVGRVRWRWTDGAWNEWYAAVDTGGFWWLGEAMGRYMLLAAAGEDAKLASVWRKIAAGGTPSIGEQAQIAGANYRVTDVRHVECVASEGELPTPLPSGGQALSIDLTGGGGRCASIQRDGVGTSLFTGRYVTLADIAATGLRRFDGWPMPDYAA; translated from the coding sequence ATGGACCAGCCTGCCTGTCCCCAATGCGGTGCGCCGGTCGCGTTCCGTTCCGCGCTGCCGAGCCGGGTTTGCGACTATTGCCGAAGCCTGCTGGTCCGGGATGGCGAAGCGCTGCGCCGTGTCGGCCAGGTCGCGGCGGTGCCCGACGACGTCAGCCCGTTGCAACTGGGCGCGCGGGGGCATTTCGACGGCCATCGCTTCGAACTGGTCGGGCGGGTGCGCTGGCGCTGGACGGACGGTGCGTGGAACGAATGGTATGCTGCCGTCGATACGGGCGGCTTTTGGTGGCTCGGCGAGGCGATGGGCCGCTATATGCTGCTCGCCGCCGCCGGAGAGGACGCCAAGCTGGCGAGTGTCTGGCGGAAGATCGCGGCGGGCGGCACGCCGTCGATCGGGGAGCAGGCGCAGATTGCGGGCGCCAATTACCGGGTCACGGATGTCCGCCACGTCGAATGCGTCGCCAGCGAAGGCGAATTGCCGACCCCATTGCCGAGCGGCGGCCAGGCACTGAGCATCGACCTGACGGGCGGCGGCGGCCGCTGCGCCAGCATCCAGCGGGATGGCGTGGGAACCAGCCTCTTTACGGGCCGATACGTGACCCTGGCCGATATCGCGGCCACGGGGCTGCGCCGGTTCGACGGCTGGCCGATGCCCGACTATGCGGCATGA
- a CDS encoding TonB-dependent siderophore receptor, with product MNSLNYAAGLAAMMLCTPAMAETANDPVEGDVQTADIIVTGRAQHLYRVDTTTVGKAPEDPLNIPQALQVINEELFTDQGARDATDIYRNISGVSAFSYAGITFRGFRQDQSFYDGQRGNPFIGFSVPQLFTVSRVEVLKGPAGLFFGPGSPGGIINYVSKTPSEISSLRTVATLGSYDRAGISSQATGKVDADGVVAYRLGGFYEAMSPFRYNTQSKSLIGDGGLSFRTNEGGKLTVQATIYDNFLRGNRLRGVPVDNDGNFLADIRWNANEPTDFLHLKSQAYQARYATSIGEAVTFDAGARYFKARETQQYHEARGFVPSSSDLIAREFRDQIRDVDGLSFMANATVKARLLGLAHKFQLGADWYDETSILNSRILRSGVTPLSLSKPVYTVTGRDVARVAALPFAKTDTRSKRKGAYLQDQISITDALLLVGGVRYDRFDDGVTTSTAGRIAANPSYGDGRFTYRAGAIVKPRPDVSLYASWSGSFEPQSAASQNSDAGGPFAPVTGGQIEGGVKSVLLGGRLQANAAIYRIIRRNLLQVDPSLAPVNGQDQLRPIGEVTSKGFEIDLATDLTPNWVLLANYAYNDTRITGTVAGQSLTNAVGNRFANAPRHQLGFWTRYQIAPIGAAIGFGGEYLSSRVSLSGQAVQPYMIFDASITKSLGIMELLLRVDNLFDKRYAASGFSLQSGSFPGEPRTLLAELRFRF from the coding sequence GTGAATTCGTTGAACTATGCTGCCGGTCTGGCGGCGATGATGCTCTGTACGCCCGCCATGGCGGAAACGGCGAACGATCCGGTCGAGGGCGATGTGCAGACTGCCGACATCATCGTGACCGGCCGGGCACAGCATCTCTACCGCGTCGACACGACGACCGTCGGCAAGGCCCCCGAAGATCCGCTCAACATCCCGCAGGCGTTGCAGGTCATCAACGAAGAGCTGTTCACCGATCAGGGTGCTCGCGATGCGACCGATATCTATCGCAACATCTCCGGGGTCAGCGCCTTCAGCTATGCTGGCATCACCTTTCGCGGGTTCCGGCAGGACCAGTCCTTCTACGACGGCCAGCGCGGCAATCCGTTTATCGGCTTTTCCGTGCCGCAGCTGTTCACTGTCAGTCGGGTCGAAGTGCTGAAGGGACCGGCGGGCCTGTTCTTCGGCCCCGGCTCGCCCGGCGGCATTATCAACTACGTCTCGAAGACGCCCAGCGAGATCAGCAGCCTGCGCACGGTCGCGACGCTCGGCTCCTATGATCGCGCGGGGATCTCGTCGCAGGCAACGGGCAAGGTCGATGCGGACGGCGTCGTCGCCTATCGCCTGGGCGGCTTTTACGAGGCGATGTCGCCGTTCCGCTACAACACGCAAAGCAAATCGCTGATCGGCGATGGCGGCCTGTCGTTCCGTACCAATGAGGGCGGCAAGTTGACCGTCCAGGCCACGATCTACGACAATTTCCTGCGCGGCAATCGGCTGCGCGGCGTGCCGGTCGACAATGACGGCAATTTCCTGGCCGACATACGCTGGAACGCCAACGAGCCGACCGACTTCCTCCACCTGAAATCGCAGGCCTATCAGGCGCGCTATGCCACCAGCATCGGCGAGGCGGTGACGTTCGATGCGGGCGCGCGCTATTTCAAGGCCCGGGAAACGCAGCAATATCATGAAGCACGCGGCTTCGTCCCCAGCAGTTCCGACCTGATCGCGCGCGAGTTCCGCGACCAGATCCGCGACGTGGACGGCCTGTCCTTCATGGCGAACGCCACGGTAAAAGCCCGGCTGCTCGGGCTGGCCCATAAGTTTCAGCTGGGCGCCGACTGGTATGACGAGACGAGCATCTTGAACTCCCGCATCCTCCGGTCCGGCGTCACCCCGCTGAGCCTGAGCAAGCCGGTCTATACCGTCACGGGCCGCGACGTGGCGCGCGTCGCCGCCCTGCCCTTCGCCAAGACCGACACGCGCAGCAAGCGCAAGGGCGCCTATCTTCAAGATCAGATCAGCATCACCGATGCCCTGCTGCTGGTCGGCGGCGTCCGCTACGACAGGTTCGATGACGGGGTGACGACCAGCACCGCCGGGCGCATTGCGGCGAACCCGTCCTATGGCGACGGGCGCTTCACCTATCGCGCCGGAGCGATCGTCAAGCCGCGGCCGGACGTGTCGCTCTACGCCAGCTGGTCGGGGAGTTTCGAGCCACAAAGCGCCGCCAGCCAGAATAGCGATGCAGGCGGCCCCTTCGCCCCCGTGACGGGCGGGCAGATCGAGGGCGGGGTGAAATCGGTCCTGCTCGGCGGACGGCTTCAGGCCAATGCCGCCATCTATCGGATCATCCGCCGCAACCTGCTGCAGGTCGACCCCAGCCTCGCCCCCGTCAACGGGCAGGATCAGCTCCGCCCCATCGGCGAGGTGACGAGCAAGGGCTTTGAGATCGACCTGGCAACCGATCTGACGCCCAATTGGGTACTGCTCGCCAATTACGCCTATAACGACACGCGGATCACCGGCACGGTCGCCGGCCAGTCGCTGACCAATGCGGTCGGCAACCGCTTCGCCAACGCCCCCCGGCACCAGCTCGGTTTCTGGACCCGCTATCAAATAGCCCCGATCGGCGCCGCGATCGGGTTCGGCGGAGAATATCTTTCCAGCCGGGTCAGCCTGTCCGGACAAGCCGTGCAGCCCTACATGATCTTCGATGCGTCGATCACCAAGTCCCTGGGGATCATGGAGCTGCTGCTACGCGTCGACAACCTGTTCGACAAACGCTACGCCGCCTCCGGCTTCTCGCTACAAAGCGGCAGCTTCCCCGGCGAACCGCGCACTCTGCTGGCCGAGCTGCGGTTCCGGTTCTGA
- the speD gene encoding adenosylmethionine decarboxylase has protein sequence MNQAGTHLIADLYGCSGLDDAALIEDTLRAAVLAIGATLIGLHLHPFGEGQGITGVAMLAESHMSIHSWPETGYAAIDIFVCGTGQDLDQGLAIIAQALNAERQEIHSIRRGIPHK, from the coding sequence ATGAACCAGGCGGGGACCCATCTGATCGCCGACCTCTATGGCTGTAGCGGGCTGGACGATGCGGCGCTGATCGAGGACACGCTGCGCGCCGCCGTTCTGGCCATCGGGGCGACGCTGATCGGACTGCACCTGCACCCCTTCGGCGAAGGACAAGGCATCACCGGCGTCGCGATGCTGGCGGAATCGCACATGTCGATCCATTCCTGGCCCGAGACGGGCTATGCCGCGATCGATATTTTCGTGTGCGGCACGGGTCAAGACCTCGACCAGGGACTGGCGATCATCGCGCAGGCGCTGAACGCCGAACGGCAGGAGATCCACTCCATCCGTCGCGGAATCCCACATAAATAA
- a CDS encoding FAD-dependent oxidoreductase: MGEGRGMRLTRRTLIAGAAAGLLDGCSHPAMPGTLGGTDMTRGHRLRDGGFPKPSEERRTDVVIVGGGVAGLSAAWALADAGIGFRLLELEDSTGGNARGGRNAVSAYPLGAHYLPIPNPEATRIIALLERLGIITGWQGGKPLFDPYQVVSNPEERLLRLGRWQEGLVPRVALGERDRHDLTAFFAAMKAFRDRRDDGKPAFAIPIALSSSAADLRALDRISMTEWLDRQGWRSPVLRAHVRYACRDDYGTEPDQVSAWAGIHYFAGRRGAAADVDGELVLTWPDGNAHLTRAMAARVRSSIDTGRIVWRVAREGDGVVVDSYDVASGHSTRWHARAAILATPRFVTARLVDGVDATGFRYAPWVVANVTVDRPPGGPGFDLAWDNVSATSESLGYVVANHQSLDTAPGPTVLTWYMPLSKMAPASARRLMLERSLAEWQRFVRDDLLATNPDLDGAIRRIDLWRWGHAMIRPEPGFVWGEARTKAAEPRPPLFFAHSDLSGISIFEEAHHHGAVAAEQALAWLQGGRA, encoded by the coding sequence ATGGGCGAAGGTAGAGGGATGAGGCTGACCCGCCGCACCCTGATCGCGGGCGCCGCGGCCGGTCTGCTCGACGGCTGTTCGCATCCGGCCATGCCGGGGACGCTCGGCGGGACGGATATGACGCGCGGACACCGATTGCGCGACGGCGGCTTTCCGAAGCCGTCCGAGGAGCGGCGCACCGATGTCGTGATCGTCGGCGGTGGCGTCGCAGGGCTGTCGGCGGCCTGGGCGCTGGCCGATGCCGGGATCGGCTTTCGTCTTCTCGAATTGGAGGACTCGACCGGCGGCAATGCGCGGGGCGGACGCAATGCCGTCTCCGCCTATCCGCTCGGTGCACATTATCTGCCCATTCCGAACCCGGAAGCGACGCGCATCATCGCGCTGCTCGAACGGCTTGGCATCATCACCGGCTGGCAGGGCGGAAAGCCCCTGTTCGATCCCTATCAGGTCGTCTCCAACCCCGAGGAGCGGCTGCTCCGTCTCGGTCGCTGGCAGGAGGGGTTGGTGCCGCGCGTCGCGCTGGGCGAGCGGGATCGCCACGACCTCACCGCCTTTTTCGCCGCGATGAAGGCGTTTCGCGATCGCCGCGACGACGGCAAGCCCGCCTTTGCCATTCCGATCGCGCTCAGCTCATCAGCGGCGGATCTGCGGGCGCTCGACCGGATCAGCATGACCGAGTGGCTGGACCGGCAGGGATGGCGTTCGCCCGTGCTGCGCGCGCATGTCCGCTATGCCTGTCGCGACGATTACGGCACCGAGCCGGATCAGGTATCGGCCTGGGCGGGCATCCACTATTTTGCGGGACGGCGTGGGGCCGCCGCCGATGTCGACGGCGAACTGGTGCTGACCTGGCCCGATGGCAACGCTCATCTGACCCGCGCCATGGCCGCGCGCGTTCGCAGTTCGATCGACACCGGGCGGATCGTCTGGCGGGTGGCGCGCGAAGGCGATGGGGTCGTGGTCGACAGTTACGACGTAGCGAGCGGACATTCGACCCGTTGGCACGCGAGAGCCGCGATCCTGGCGACGCCGCGCTTCGTGACGGCGCGTCTGGTGGATGGGGTCGACGCGACCGGTTTCCGATACGCGCCGTGGGTGGTGGCCAATGTCACCGTCGACCGACCGCCGGGTGGTCCCGGCTTCGATCTGGCATGGGACAATGTCTCGGCGACCAGCGAGTCTCTCGGCTATGTCGTGGCGAACCACCAGTCGCTGGACACGGCGCCGGGGCCGACCGTCCTGACTTGGTATATGCCGCTATCGAAAATGGCACCGGCCTCCGCCCGGCGGCTGATGCTGGAACGCTCGTTGGCCGAGTGGCAGAGGTTCGTGCGTGACGACCTGCTGGCGACCAATCCCGACCTGGACGGCGCCATCCGGCGGATCGACCTCTGGCGCTGGGGACATGCCATGATCCGGCCCGAACCCGGCTTCGTCTGGGGTGAAGCGCGCACGAAGGCCGCCGAGCCGCGACCGCCCCTGTTCTTCGCCCATTCCGACCTCAGCGGCATCTCGATCTTCGAGGAAGCGCATCACCATGGCGCGGTCGCCGCCGAACAGGCGCTGGCATGGCTGCAAGGCGGCCGGGCATGA
- a CDS encoding DUF4178 domain-containing protein, which yields MTDTVRALICPQCGGTIALRAGGLTVSLICEHCGATLDTTRDDVRVIAAAHRAMLRPQIPLGTRGTLRGETWEVIGYLERTDGYAGWQEYLLFNPYAGYRFLVDDGRCFSLGQVVDRTPDWAFKGCTLDGLGYHNFGAAYDASVNFVVGEFYWRVAMGERVKASDHVRPGAMLTCEQNEHERTWTLLTLLDMGEAEKAFGIEQRARPSHGTPSPHEPSPHMRPLREAGVVFAAAMLALIAVLVALGPARRTLLTDTFALTVDAAPIERVVAQVSLPAPYNRVTIAAEARELDNGWVDLDYALVGRNTQRRFDAYALAERYSGSDSDGSWSEGDRSPNIAFASVPGGTYDLVVEASFHGWTGAQAPPATGQVVPVTLRLATGGSFVGPMVLAILALALWPVLLAIRHLRFEHRRLAPVRDDD from the coding sequence ATGACCGACACCGTTCGCGCCCTTATCTGCCCGCAATGCGGCGGGACGATCGCGCTACGCGCGGGCGGCCTGACGGTGTCGCTGATCTGCGAGCATTGCGGCGCGACGCTGGACACCACGCGCGACGATGTCCGGGTCATCGCCGCCGCCCATCGGGCGATGCTCCGCCCCCAGATCCCCCTCGGAACCCGAGGGACCCTGCGGGGCGAGACGTGGGAGGTCATCGGCTATCTGGAGCGGACCGACGGATATGCGGGATGGCAGGAATATCTGCTGTTCAATCCCTATGCCGGTTATCGCTTTCTGGTCGACGATGGTCGCTGCTTCAGCCTGGGGCAGGTCGTCGATCGCACGCCGGATTGGGCATTCAAGGGCTGCACGCTCGATGGCCTGGGCTATCACAATTTCGGCGCGGCCTATGATGCGTCGGTGAACTTCGTCGTTGGCGAGTTCTATTGGCGTGTCGCGATGGGCGAACGGGTCAAGGCGAGCGACCATGTCCGCCCCGGCGCGATGCTGACATGCGAGCAGAACGAGCATGAGCGAACCTGGACGCTGCTGACGTTGCTCGACATGGGTGAAGCGGAGAAGGCGTTCGGTATCGAGCAGCGAGCGCGGCCATCCCACGGCACCCCGTCGCCGCACGAGCCCTCGCCCCATATGCGACCGCTCCGCGAGGCGGGTGTCGTCTTCGCCGCCGCGATGCTGGCGCTGATTGCCGTCCTGGTGGCCCTAGGTCCGGCGCGGCGGACGCTGCTGACCGATACCTTCGCGCTGACGGTGGACGCGGCCCCGATCGAACGCGTTGTAGCCCAGGTGTCGCTGCCCGCGCCCTATAATCGGGTGACGATCGCGGCAGAGGCGCGTGAGCTCGATAATGGCTGGGTCGATCTGGATTACGCACTGGTCGGCCGCAACACGCAGCGCCGTTTCGACGCTTATGCACTGGCCGAACGCTATAGCGGCAGCGACTCCGACGGCAGCTGGTCGGAAGGCGATCGCTCTCCCAACATCGCCTTCGCCAGCGTTCCGGGCGGCACCTATGATCTGGTGGTCGAGGCATCCTTCCATGGCTGGACGGGGGCGCAGGCGCCGCCTGCAACGGGTCAGGTGGTCCCCGTCACGCTGAGGCTGGCGACTGGGGGCAGCTTCGTCGGGCCGATGGTCCTCGCCATCCTCGCGCTGGCGCTTTGGCCGGTGCTGCTGGCGATCCGTCACCTCCGGTTCGAACATCGGCGGCTCGCGCCTGTCAGGGACGACGATTGA
- a CDS encoding DUF350 domain-containing protein — MLSTTVLLATLLYAGLGILIFAVGFWIWDRLTPADLWGEICRGNQAVAIFGGAIAIAIAIIIGAAIHG, encoded by the coding sequence ATGCTGTCCACCACCGTGCTGCTCGCGACCCTGCTCTATGCCGGGCTGGGCATCCTCATCTTCGCGGTCGGTTTCTGGATCTGGGACCGGCTGACCCCGGCCGATCTCTGGGGCGAGATTTGTCGCGGTAACCAGGCGGTCGCGATCTTCGGCGGCGCGATCGCCATCGCCATCGCGATCATCATCGGCGCCGCGATCCACGGCTGA
- a CDS encoding SPFH domain-containing protein yields MGLFDFLSKQFIDVIDWVEAPDDLALRYPMRDHAIQNGASLTVRDGQIAFFYEEGRIADAFEPGRHTLETDNLPVLTALMNWDKGFVSPFKADLYFFTVREHAGLKWGTAQPITVRDKDYGPIRVRTFGSYSFRIADVPRFKATVMGTLEHVRVGDLEPQLRGAIATAIASELGRSEIAFVDLAGDQQALSDRLRLAVAPAFAQWGLEMASFFVESVSLPDEVQAHFDKASAMRVIGNLDDYVRFQAADAIDAAAGQNGGMASLGAGAAAGAALGQAMASGLAGGTSAAPSPPAPSPPAEDPFALIEKLHKLHVAGALSQEEFEAKKAALLAKIG; encoded by the coding sequence ATGGGTCTGTTCGATTTTCTGAGCAAACAGTTCATCGACGTCATCGACTGGGTCGAGGCGCCGGACGACCTAGCGCTGCGCTATCCCATGCGCGACCATGCGATCCAGAATGGCGCATCGCTGACCGTTCGAGACGGACAGATCGCCTTTTTCTATGAGGAGGGGCGGATCGCCGACGCCTTCGAGCCCGGTCGCCATACGCTGGAGACCGATAACCTGCCGGTGCTGACCGCGCTGATGAACTGGGACAAGGGCTTCGTATCGCCGTTCAAGGCCGATCTCTATTTCTTCACCGTGCGCGAACATGCGGGCCTCAAATGGGGCACGGCGCAGCCAATCACCGTGCGCGACAAGGATTACGGACCGATCCGGGTGCGCACCTTCGGCAGCTATTCGTTCCGCATCGCCGACGTCCCACGGTTCAAGGCGACCGTGATGGGCACGCTGGAGCATGTTCGCGTTGGCGATCTGGAACCGCAGCTGCGTGGTGCGATCGCCACCGCCATCGCCAGTGAGCTGGGCCGCAGCGAGATCGCGTTCGTCGACCTCGCTGGCGACCAGCAGGCGCTGTCGGACCGCCTGCGTCTCGCGGTCGCGCCCGCCTTTGCGCAATGGGGGCTGGAGATGGCCAGCTTCTTCGTCGAAAGCGTGTCGTTGCCCGACGAGGTTCAGGCGCATTTCGACAAGGCGAGCGCGATGCGGGTCATCGGCAACCTCGACGATTATGTCCGCTTCCAGGCCGCCGACGCGATCGACGCGGCGGCGGGGCAGAATGGCGGCATGGCGTCTCTGGGCGCAGGTGCCGCTGCGGGGGCGGCGCTGGGTCAGGCGATGGCATCGGGTCTGGCGGGCGGAACGAGCGCCGCCCCCTCCCCGCCCGCCCCCTCCCCGCCTGCCGAAGACCCGTTCGCACTGATCGAGAAGCTCCACAAACTCCACGTCGCGGGAGCATTGAGCCAGGAGGAGTTCGAGGCGAAGAAGGCAGCGTTGCTCGCCAAGATCGGCTGA